From one Acetomicrobium sp. S15 = DSM 107314 genomic stretch:
- the pepF gene encoding oligoendopeptidase F, giving the protein MEVVDRADLPARDDIDEVYKWRLEDIYSENELWEANCGKLKALLEEMETFKGKLGSSPNVLLAALKKCDEIGELLGRVYAYATMKSHENLKDARSQVMAGRASMLAVEVSKAMAFVRPEISCIDDHTIERFMEAEKDLEVYRFALEQVRRLGGHILPPEQEDLLALAEHLAGSPRDVFTLLTGADLIFPEIKDENGRTVKLSEERYGKYIYSRDRRVRKDAYVGLLSTYASAKNALGATLFGSVRKDLFFAKARRYPSCLEAALFPENIPPSVYEMAIELANRYLELLHRYLRLKKKALKLDELHMYDLYAPLVPETREGIPFEEAKAAVFDGLAPLGEEYRRALAEGFGGGWIDIYESDGKHSGAYSWGVYGVHPYVLLNYKGTLRDVFTLAHEMGHAVHSHLTNGNQPYVYSGHSIFTAEVASTVNEALLLEHFLKKARDDRERAYLLNMGLEQVRTTVWRQLLFAEFELAIHRLIESGEALTQEVFCRLWRSLNERYYAPLLIDAENDLEWSRIPHFYSAFYVYQYATGYAAATSISQAILREGESAAVRYVDFLKKGSSAYPLDLLRIAGIDLTGPAPFEETFAAFSNRLNQLESLLL; this is encoded by the coding sequence ATGGAAGTGGTCGACAGAGCGGACCTTCCCGCAAGGGATGACATCGATGAGGTGTATAAATGGCGCCTGGAGGATATTTATTCGGAAAATGAGCTCTGGGAAGCCAATTGCGGTAAGCTTAAAGCATTGCTCGAAGAAATGGAGACCTTCAAGGGAAAGCTTGGGAGCTCGCCGAATGTGCTCCTCGCCGCCTTGAAGAAATGCGATGAGATCGGGGAACTTTTGGGGCGCGTCTACGCTTACGCCACGATGAAGAGCCACGAAAACTTGAAAGATGCTCGTTCGCAGGTTATGGCGGGGAGAGCCTCGATGCTTGCCGTAGAGGTATCCAAGGCCATGGCCTTCGTGAGACCCGAAATTTCATGTATAGATGACCACACGATCGAACGGTTTATGGAAGCTGAGAAAGATCTTGAGGTCTATCGCTTTGCCCTTGAGCAAGTCAGGCGCCTGGGAGGACATATCCTACCGCCCGAGCAGGAAGATCTTTTAGCTTTGGCGGAGCATCTGGCGGGCTCCCCTCGCGATGTTTTTACACTCCTCACCGGCGCAGACTTGATATTTCCTGAAATAAAAGACGAGAATGGCCGGACGGTTAAGCTCAGCGAGGAGCGCTATGGCAAGTACATATATTCAAGAGATCGCAGAGTGCGGAAAGATGCATATGTAGGCTTGCTCAGCACTTATGCCAGCGCCAAAAATGCCTTAGGGGCCACGCTTTTCGGGAGCGTCAGGAAGGATCTTTTCTTCGCAAAGGCCAGGCGCTATCCTTCGTGCCTCGAAGCTGCGCTTTTCCCCGAAAACATTCCTCCTTCCGTCTATGAAATGGCTATCGAGCTGGCCAACCGCTATCTCGAGCTCCTCCACAGATATCTAAGGCTTAAGAAGAAGGCGTTGAAGCTCGATGAATTGCACATGTATGACCTTTATGCTCCCTTGGTGCCCGAAACGCGCGAGGGCATACCTTTCGAGGAGGCGAAAGCCGCGGTCTTCGACGGACTTGCGCCTCTCGGCGAGGAATATCGCCGCGCCTTGGCAGAAGGCTTTGGCGGCGGGTGGATAGATATATATGAAAGCGACGGCAAACACAGCGGCGCTTATTCCTGGGGGGTTTACGGCGTTCATCCCTACGTGCTTTTGAACTATAAGGGCACGCTCCGAGATGTCTTCACGCTGGCTCACGAGATGGGACACGCAGTCCACTCTCATCTCACAAACGGAAATCAGCCATATGTGTACTCCGGTCACTCTATATTTACGGCTGAGGTCGCCTCCACGGTGAACGAGGCACTCCTCTTGGAGCATTTCTTGAAAAAGGCCAGGGACGATCGTGAAAGGGCTTATCTGCTCAATATGGGCCTAGAGCAGGTGAGGACCACTGTCTGGCGTCAGCTGCTCTTTGCCGAGTTCGAACTCGCGATTCATAGATTGATCGAATCAGGCGAGGCATTGACACAGGAAGTCTTTTGTCGTCTGTGGAGGAGCTTGAACGAGCGCTATTATGCGCCTCTTTTGATCGATGCGGAAAACGACTTAGAGTGGAGCCGCATCCCCCACTTTTATTCCGCATTTTACGTGTATCAATACGCCACGGGTTATGCTGCTGCTACATCGATATCGCAAGCGATCTTGAGAGAGGGCGAGTCGGCTGCCGTTCGCTACGTCGATTTCTTAAAGAAGGGAAGCTCTGCTTATCCCTTGGATCTCCTGAGGATTGCCGGGATAGATCTCACCGGGCCGGCTCCATTTGAGGAAACGTTCGCTGCTTTTTCAAACCGCCTGAACCAGCTCGAAAGCCTCTTGTTATGA
- a CDS encoding V-type ATP synthase subunit D, producing the protein MNGKVASTRGNLIRMNRSLLLAQKGHDLLEQKRQILMMELVKHIEEAKAVQKDMAQVFASAYKALERANISLGIDTVEEVAHAIPEEARFVIRLRSVVGVEVPEVDELEGKLEPSYSFFGTSGALDAAYLAFRQVLHLLSRLAEAETSIYRLAFQIRKTHRRVNALEKVAIPFYRSAIAAMESALEEGEREDFVRMKIAKGKFAKERERRG; encoded by the coding sequence ATGAATGGAAAAGTAGCGTCAACTCGGGGAAATCTGATACGGATGAACCGTTCCCTCCTCCTTGCCCAGAAGGGCCACGACCTCTTGGAACAAAAACGCCAAATCTTGATGATGGAGCTCGTCAAGCATATTGAAGAGGCCAAGGCGGTGCAGAAAGATATGGCCCAAGTTTTCGCCTCCGCATATAAAGCTCTCGAACGCGCCAACATTTCCTTGGGCATAGATACAGTGGAAGAGGTTGCTCACGCTATACCAGAAGAAGCGCGTTTCGTCATAAGGCTTCGCTCAGTCGTGGGCGTTGAGGTCCCTGAGGTGGACGAACTGGAAGGTAAATTGGAGCCGAGCTACTCCTTCTTCGGGACCTCAGGAGCGCTGGATGCGGCATATTTGGCCTTTCGTCAAGTGTTACACCTGCTTTCCCGTCTCGCTGAGGCAGAGACGAGCATATACCGCTTGGCCTTTCAAATCAGAAAGACCCATCGCAGGGTCAACGCCTTGGAAAAGGTAGCTATTCCCTTCTACCGCTCTGCGATCGCTGCTATGGAAAGCGCCCTCGAGGAAGGGGAAAGGGAGGACTTCGTTCGCATGAAGATTGCAAAAGGGAAATTTGCTAAAGAAAGGGAAAGAAGGGGATAG
- a CDS encoding heavy metal translocating P-type ATPase — protein MEETKEKRSFRVTGMTCATCARTVERALKKVKGVDFAAVNLATETAFVILDEGVPQEVLEEAVKNVGYGVSYEREEDLEARRYREAKGNLILAWCITLPLMVFMFIHMAGRHLPGFLWMEIVGGAVVIFIAGRKGINGAWIALTHGHTNMDVLILFGSVASWLTAILALSGINVASFGTIGAMIVALHLTGRFIESHLRDKASKEIKSLLRLQAKEARVLRENGDEITIPLEAVKEGDVLLVKPGERIPADGAVESGRTSVDESMISGESLPVSKTEGDAVVGGSLNLTGLIRVKVTKVGADTFLSQMISLIQEAQGAKIPIQALADRVTNVFVPVVIALALASGVSWYLNAEKWASFLDWAGGFLPWIADVRDPLSLGVFAFVTTVVIACPCALGLATPMALVAGTGAASRAGLIIRNAEAIQTSKDVSTIIMDKTGTITEGKPSVVEHNLDAESLEAVVAIERKSNHPLAKAISALLDEDIGEPEELEETSGEGIKGRWKGKEYFVGRPSDPKPYFDFLSEGMSVVEVRRDGVILGYISVADSIREDSAGAIARLKEMGITPVMATGDDERTAMAVARRVGIDEVFAGVRPQDKLDIVRRYQAQGRKVMMVGDGANDAAALKGADVGVAIGSGMDLAIDSADVIIAKGGISKVVDAIAISRRTFSVVKQNLFWAFAYNVIAIPLAMAALLHPAIAEGAMAASSISVVLNSTRAGKP, from the coding sequence ATGGAAGAGACAAAAGAAAAGCGAAGCTTTCGCGTGACGGGGATGACCTGTGCCACTTGTGCACGTACCGTTGAACGTGCGCTGAAGAAAGTGAAAGGCGTGGATTTTGCGGCGGTCAACTTAGCCACGGAGACGGCGTTTGTCATCTTGGACGAGGGCGTGCCACAGGAGGTTTTGGAGGAAGCGGTCAAAAATGTGGGATACGGCGTTTCCTATGAAAGAGAAGAAGACTTGGAGGCACGGCGTTACCGAGAAGCGAAGGGAAATCTCATCCTGGCCTGGTGTATCACACTGCCACTCATGGTTTTTATGTTCATCCACATGGCGGGGAGGCATCTGCCCGGTTTTTTATGGATGGAAATCGTAGGCGGGGCGGTCGTGATATTCATCGCCGGCAGGAAGGGCATAAACGGTGCGTGGATCGCCTTGACGCACGGGCATACCAACATGGACGTGCTCATCCTCTTTGGCTCCGTGGCTTCGTGGTTAACGGCGATCCTCGCTTTGTCAGGCATCAACGTAGCCTCCTTCGGCACGATAGGTGCAATGATCGTGGCGCTTCATCTCACCGGGCGTTTTATAGAATCGCACCTGCGCGATAAGGCCTCGAAGGAGATAAAGTCCCTCTTGAGGCTTCAGGCGAAAGAGGCGCGCGTCCTTAGGGAAAACGGAGATGAAATCACGATTCCGCTGGAAGCGGTAAAGGAAGGAGATGTCCTGCTCGTCAAACCTGGCGAGCGCATACCGGCGGACGGGGCAGTGGAGTCAGGTCGTACCTCTGTGGACGAGTCCATGATCAGCGGCGAGTCGCTTCCGGTGAGCAAGACCGAGGGCGATGCTGTGGTGGGAGGCTCCCTCAACCTCACCGGCCTGATTAGGGTCAAGGTGACAAAAGTCGGAGCGGACACTTTTTTGTCCCAGATGATATCGTTGATCCAAGAGGCGCAGGGCGCTAAAATTCCGATTCAGGCGCTGGCAGATCGGGTGACCAACGTCTTCGTTCCTGTTGTGATTGCGCTCGCCTTGGCGAGCGGCGTGTCCTGGTATCTCAATGCAGAAAAATGGGCTTCTTTTTTAGATTGGGCTGGCGGGTTTCTTCCGTGGATTGCCGATGTGAGAGACCCGCTTTCGCTCGGCGTTTTCGCCTTCGTGACCACGGTCGTGATAGCTTGCCCTTGCGCCTTGGGTCTGGCGACGCCGATGGCGCTCGTCGCTGGCACCGGTGCGGCATCCAGGGCCGGTTTGATTATACGCAATGCCGAAGCCATACAGACGAGCAAAGACGTAAGCACGATCATAATGGACAAGACTGGGACGATCACGGAGGGCAAACCCTCGGTCGTAGAGCACAACCTCGATGCCGAGTCGCTCGAGGCTGTCGTTGCCATCGAGCGCAAGTCGAACCATCCGCTCGCCAAGGCGATATCGGCGCTCCTGGATGAGGACATTGGCGAACCTGAAGAGCTGGAAGAAACAAGCGGCGAAGGGATAAAGGGTCGTTGGAAGGGGAAAGAATATTTCGTAGGGCGACCGAGCGACCCAAAGCCCTATTTCGACTTTTTGAGCGAAGGAATGAGCGTTGTGGAGGTGCGCCGTGATGGCGTTATATTGGGCTATATCTCTGTGGCCGATTCCATACGCGAGGATTCGGCAGGCGCTATCGCTCGTTTGAAGGAGATGGGAATAACGCCGGTTATGGCGACGGGCGACGACGAGCGCACAGCTATGGCCGTGGCCCGCAGGGTGGGCATAGATGAAGTCTTCGCCGGCGTGCGTCCTCAGGATAAACTGGATATAGTCAGGCGGTATCAGGCCCAAGGGCGTAAGGTCATGATGGTAGGAGATGGTGCAAACGACGCTGCGGCGCTGAAAGGGGCTGACGTCGGCGTGGCCATAGGTTCAGGTATGGATTTGGCCATTGACAGCGCCGACGTGATCATAGCGAAGGGCGGGATCTCGAAGGTAGTTGATGCGATCGCGATCTCGAGGCGGACGTTTTCAGTGGTGAAGCAGAACCTCTTCTGGGCCTTCGCTTACAACGTGATAGCCATCCCTCTGGCCATGGCGGCGCTTCTGCATCCGGCCATAGCCGAGGGCGCTATGGCAGCCAGTTCTATATCGGTGGTGCTAAACTCCACCAGGGCAGGCAAGCCTTAG
- a CDS encoding ATPase has translation MPSLQEALAVLVGAESEAKRLLEEARAKADSILNAAKGKAASEREDRLRAARDQAKAIVESARSAAEAEAQQIASLGAQERSQIEKRFRESAPQVIKALAQEIAEAYVRKGSGEA, from the coding sequence TTGCCGTCTTTGCAGGAAGCTTTAGCGGTGCTTGTGGGCGCCGAAAGCGAAGCTAAAAGGCTTTTGGAAGAGGCAAGGGCAAAAGCCGACTCGATTTTGAATGCTGCCAAAGGTAAGGCCGCGTCCGAGAGGGAGGATCGCCTCAGGGCAGCTCGCGATCAGGCAAAAGCCATAGTAGAATCTGCGAGGAGTGCGGCTGAGGCTGAAGCGCAGCAGATAGCGAGCCTTGGAGCTCAGGAACGCTCGCAAATCGAGAAGCGCTTCAGAGAGAGCGCGCCTCAGGTGATAAAGGCTTTGGCCCAGGAGATAGCAGAGGCATATGTGAGGAAGGGAAGTGGAGAAGCGTGA